The following are encoded in a window of Solidesulfovibrio magneticus RS-1 genomic DNA:
- a CDS encoding tyrosine-type recombinase/integrase, with product MKVEPITEPKSIKSIKKILSDNHRDKLLFIMGINTGLRVQDLLALKKKDVKDVQVGERVILREKKTGKENVFIMNKEIKIALDEHLTTAKLEDNHYLFKSRKGSNYPLSTYAVTKYVKAWAEAVNLKGNYGAHTLRKTWCYHQRKTFGVSWEVLAKRLNHSSPSITRRYLGIQEEEVEEILLHTI from the coding sequence ATGAAGGTCGAACCCATTACTGAACCCAAGTCCATTAAGAGCATCAAGAAAATCCTTTCTGACAACCATCGAGACAAATTACTGTTCATCATGGGCATAAACACTGGACTTCGCGTGCAGGACTTACTTGCGCTTAAAAAGAAGGACGTCAAAGACGTCCAAGTTGGAGAGCGAGTAATCTTGCGCGAAAAGAAGACCGGCAAGGAAAACGTCTTCATCATGAACAAGGAGATCAAGATTGCTCTTGACGAGCATCTAACAACAGCAAAGCTAGAGGACAACCACTACTTATTCAAAAGTAGAAAAGGTTCGAACTATCCGCTTTCGACATATGCCGTCACCAAGTACGTCAAAGCATGGGCTGAAGCTGTGAATCTCAAAGGAAACTACGGTGCCCATACCTTGCGCAAAACTTGGTGCTACCACCAGCGCAAGACTTTCGGTGTCTCCTGGGAAGTTTTGGCGAAGCGGCTGAACCATTCCAGCCCGTCGATTACGCGCCGGTACCTCGGTATCCAGGAGGAGGAGGTGGAGGAGATACTTCTCCATACAATCTAA
- a CDS encoding helix-turn-helix domain-containing protein has protein sequence MEEMVSCLGPFYDLKDAAKYCGYSVSYFSKIVRKKSIKRYGPAQSRFARADLDQLMANPESFSSILEIKPRTPIELEV, from the coding sequence ATGGAGGAAATGGTTAGCTGTCTTGGACCATTCTACGATTTAAAAGATGCTGCAAAATATTGTGGATATAGCGTTTCATATTTCTCAAAAATTGTCAGAAAGAAAAGTATTAAACGATATGGACCGGCTCAATCGCGGTTTGCTCGTGCTGATTTAGATCAATTAATGGCCAATCCAGAAAGTTTCTCATCTATTCTCGAAATTAAACCGAGAACTCCAATCGAACTTGAGGTTTAA
- a CDS encoding tyrosine-type recombinase/integrase yields MRKNNGTYYVAYRNAEGKQTTKTFGKGREGRRAAQKFDKQVKDHGSVQPRTPEAISEEVAVTGKLYLDQLAQMYINSRKVEGTSIRTLNEIKSFLKRHLIPVFAQRPVEEIKYDEIVKIVAKAYENRSPVTRGRYLSYLKTVFKFGVEHDLIEKNPLRQWHKPREKPRDTKLTVDDLQQIKAAAEPHLAWAIEVAWNLGVRTGPSELLALTWDDISWAEKTINVFATKTNTRRTVPLSDEFLARLQEKKATAQCERIVEYHGRPVKQISRAMRTACRRAGITYPVVLYDVRHLFATTLLNEGGDLSAVSKLMGHSSIQMTANNYYHLLGDEKRRTIARLPRLE; encoded by the coding sequence ATGCGAAAGAACAACGGCACCTACTACGTCGCCTATCGGAACGCCGAGGGCAAGCAGACGACCAAGACCTTCGGCAAAGGCCGGGAAGGACGCAGGGCTGCCCAGAAATTTGACAAGCAGGTCAAGGACCACGGTTCCGTGCAGCCGCGCACCCCAGAGGCCATCTCCGAAGAGGTGGCCGTCACCGGCAAGCTTTATCTCGACCAGCTGGCCCAGATGTACATTAACTCCCGGAAGGTCGAGGGGACGTCGATCCGCACCCTGAACGAGATCAAATCGTTCTTGAAGCGGCACCTCATCCCCGTCTTCGCACAGCGCCCAGTCGAGGAGATCAAGTACGATGAAATCGTTAAAATTGTGGCCAAGGCCTACGAGAATCGATCGCCGGTGACTCGAGGGCGGTATCTGTCCTATTTGAAGACGGTTTTCAAATTCGGAGTGGAGCACGACCTTATCGAGAAGAACCCGCTGCGCCAGTGGCATAAGCCCAGGGAGAAGCCCCGGGATACGAAGCTCACGGTCGATGATCTCCAGCAGATCAAGGCCGCAGCCGAACCCCATTTGGCCTGGGCCATCGAGGTCGCCTGGAACCTTGGGGTGCGGACCGGGCCATCGGAACTGCTTGCCCTGACCTGGGACGACATCAGCTGGGCCGAGAAGACCATCAACGTGTTCGCGACCAAGACCAACACGAGGCGGACCGTCCCGCTCTCCGACGAGTTTCTGGCGCGCCTCCAGGAGAAGAAGGCCACGGCGCAGTGCGAACGAATCGTGGAGTATCACGGACGGCCGGTGAAGCAGATCAGCCGGGCCATGAGGACGGCATGCCGGCGGGCCGGGATCACCTATCCCGTAGTGCTGTACGACGTCCGGCACCTCTTCGCCACGACCCTCCTGAACGAGGGAGGGGACCTCTCGGCGGTGAGCAAGCTTATGGGCCACTCTTCGATTCAGATGACCGCCAACAACTATTACCACCTGCTCGGCGACGAGAAGCGCCGAACCATAGCTCGGTTACCTCGGCTGGAATAG